From Cyanobium sp. Tous-M-B4, the proteins below share one genomic window:
- the galE gene encoding UDP-glucose 4-epimerase GalE, with the protein MAQLLITGGAGFIGSHSCLVLLEAGHNLVVLDNFDNSSPESLKRVLELAGPSAAGRLQVVEGDIRSAADLERAFAAAPAGQPITAVVHFAGLKAVGESVREPLRYWDVNLCGSRQLLEAMQAHGCRSLVFSSSCTVYGLPEQTPISESAAIQPINPYGHSKAAVEQLLADLAASEAGWRIARLRYFNPVGAHPSGRIGEDPRGIPNNLFPFVSQVAVGRRYCLQVFGGDWPTRDGSGIRDYIHVMDLAEGHRAALDVLLAEPPQLLSLNLGSGQGHSVLEVVRAFELASGRSVPYTVVERRDGDAASTVADPRLATTRLGWRTRRSLEEMCRDGWTWQQANPEGYGS; encoded by the coding sequence ATGGCCCAGCTGCTAATCACCGGAGGTGCTGGCTTCATCGGCAGCCACAGCTGTCTGGTGCTGCTGGAGGCGGGCCACAACTTGGTGGTGCTCGACAACTTCGACAACAGCTCCCCCGAGAGCCTGAAGCGCGTGCTCGAACTCGCCGGCCCCTCCGCAGCCGGCAGGCTGCAGGTGGTGGAGGGCGACATTCGCTCCGCTGCAGATCTGGAACGGGCCTTCGCGGCGGCCCCGGCGGGCCAGCCAATCACAGCCGTGGTCCACTTCGCCGGTCTCAAGGCGGTGGGTGAATCGGTGCGAGAGCCGCTGCGTTACTGGGACGTGAACCTCTGTGGCTCGCGCCAGCTGCTGGAGGCAATGCAGGCCCATGGCTGCCGCAGCCTGGTGTTCAGCAGCAGCTGCACGGTTTACGGCCTACCCGAACAAACACCGATCAGTGAATCTGCCGCCATCCAGCCGATCAACCCCTACGGCCACAGCAAAGCCGCGGTGGAACAGCTGCTGGCCGATCTGGCGGCCAGCGAAGCAGGCTGGCGCATCGCCCGGCTGCGCTACTTCAATCCGGTGGGCGCCCACCCCAGTGGCCGCATCGGCGAAGACCCCAGGGGCATACCCAACAACCTGTTCCCCTTTGTGAGCCAGGTGGCGGTGGGGCGTCGCTACTGCCTGCAGGTATTTGGCGGCGACTGGCCCACCCGCGATGGCAGCGGCATCCGCGACTACATCCATGTGATGGACCTCGCTGAGGGGCACCGGGCCGCCTTGGACGTGCTGCTGGCCGAGCCCCCCCAGCTGCTCAGCCTCAACCTGGGCAGCGGCCAGGGCCACTCGGTGCTGGAGGTGGTGAGGGCCTTCGAGCTCGCCAGTGGCCGTTCAGTTCCCTACACCGTTGTGGAAAGGCGAGACGGAGACGCGGCCAGCACCGTGGCCGATCCGCGCCTGGCAACTACACGACTCGGCTGGCGCACCCGCCGCTCCCTGGAGGAGATGTGCCGCGACGGCTGGACCTGGCAGCAGGCCAATCCCGAGGGTTATGGCAGCTGA
- a CDS encoding response regulator, translating into MGELTSARCGAQIWWLEDDRHLCRLVEARLRACGWRLTLFHKSQDLLDALHQDQPDLLILDRLLPGINGIALLQSLRQKRHAFPVLMLSAMGSADERIEGLALGANDYLTKPFRCRELIWRLERLLQGGPPPLIHGSSREGGVPLGPMALDRRKCCLRDAAGMEFPLCRGDIALLLTLLEMPGTVRSREQLARASGSMVNVTESRSLDVRLSRLRRLLQRLSAGDVSIEAVRGIGYRLKMPSFGSNQEALVSIVILGMSISLLGLRTLLAFPPGLLWAIGVGGLLITALVQRRRIVRLEEQQADQALEATEQRAHWQTLLHDQTAPLTRLVLRVEELQPNQPPDQELVEGLSCDLELLRELQEQMGPSRGQPGSLTGSQAVELADLCQQIARHYRRDFVQLAVPTLRLHLEVNQLRRVLHNLIDNALEHGSPPVHIRAYPEPGGLVLEVEDRGPDMVKVASDLAGGWPHGGLGLALAIDFCRRHGGRLELEPQTDGGLLVRLRLGHDCVLS; encoded by the coding sequence GTGGGGGAACTGACCAGCGCACGTTGCGGTGCTCAAATTTGGTGGCTGGAGGATGACCGCCACCTCTGCCGCCTGGTCGAAGCTCGGCTGCGAGCATGCGGCTGGCGCCTAACCCTCTTCCACAAGAGCCAGGACCTGTTAGACGCCCTCCACCAGGATCAGCCGGATCTGCTGATCCTCGACCGCCTCCTGCCGGGGATAAATGGCATTGCACTACTGCAAAGCCTGCGCCAAAAACGCCATGCATTCCCCGTGCTGATGCTCTCGGCCATGGGTTCGGCGGACGAACGGATCGAAGGCCTAGCACTCGGAGCCAACGACTACCTAACCAAGCCGTTTCGCTGCCGCGAATTGATTTGGCGTCTTGAGCGGTTACTGCAGGGGGGGCCGCCGCCACTAATACATGGCTCCTCGCGGGAAGGGGGCGTACCCCTCGGCCCCATGGCGCTCGACCGGCGCAAGTGTTGCCTACGCGATGCCGCCGGAATGGAGTTTCCCCTCTGCCGCGGCGACATCGCCCTCCTGCTGACTTTGTTGGAAATGCCAGGCACGGTGCGCAGCCGTGAACAGCTAGCCCGGGCCAGTGGCTCCATGGTGAATGTCACCGAGAGCCGCTCCCTCGATGTGCGCCTCTCACGGCTGCGGCGCCTGCTGCAGCGCCTCTCAGCGGGAGACGTGAGCATCGAAGCGGTGCGCGGGATTGGCTACCGCCTCAAGATGCCCAGTTTTGGCTCCAATCAAGAGGCCCTGGTCTCGATCGTGATCCTGGGCATGAGTATCAGCCTGTTGGGCCTGCGGACGCTGCTGGCCTTCCCCCCCGGACTGCTTTGGGCCATTGGGGTGGGTGGGCTCCTGATCACGGCGCTGGTGCAGCGGCGCCGCATCGTGCGGTTGGAGGAACAGCAAGCAGATCAAGCACTGGAGGCGACCGAACAGCGAGCCCACTGGCAGACGCTGCTGCACGACCAGACAGCTCCGCTGACGCGACTGGTGCTGCGAGTGGAGGAGCTTCAGCCAAATCAACCCCCTGACCAGGAGCTGGTGGAGGGTCTCAGCTGTGATCTCGAGCTGCTGCGCGAGCTGCAGGAGCAAATGGGACCATCGCGAGGCCAACCCGGTTCCCTGACGGGCAGCCAGGCTGTTGAGCTGGCGGACCTCTGCCAGCAGATCGCCCGCCACTACCGCCGTGATTTCGTACAGCTGGCGGTACCCACGCTGAGGCTTCACCTGGAAGTAAATCAGCTAAGGCGGGTGCTGCACAACCTGATCGACAACGCGCTGGAACACGGCAGCCCTCCGGTACACATTCGCGCCTATCCCGAGCCGGGAGGTCTGGTGCTTGAGGTGGAGGACCGTGGGCCAGACATGGTCAAGGTGGCTTCCGACCTGGCAGGTGGATGGCCCCATGGGGGCCTGGGCCTGGCCTTGGCAATAGATTTCTGTCGTCGCCATGGCGGACGGTTGGAGCTTGAGCCGCAGACCGACGGTGGGCTGCTAGTGCGGTTGCGACTTGGTCATGACTGTGTGCTGAGCTAA
- a CDS encoding UDP-glucuronic acid decarboxylase family protein has protein sequence MPASLTRNLITGGAGFVGSHLVDRLMEAGEEVICLDNFFTGRKANVAQWIGHPRFELIRHDVTEPIRLEVDRIWHLACPASPVHYQHNPIKTAKTSFLGTYNMLGLARRVGARLLLASTSEVYGDPEVHPQPESYRGCVNTIGLRSCYDEGKRIAETLCFDYRRMHGVEIRVARIFNTYGPRMLPDDGRVVSNFIVQALRGEPLTLYGDGSQTRSFCYVDDLVEGLIRLMNGAHTGPINIGNPGEFTIRQLAELVRSRINPELPLTCEPLPADDPLQRQPVIELATRELGWQPTVALEQGLEPTIAYFRQLLAP, from the coding sequence ATGCCCGCCTCCCTTACCCGCAACCTGATCACCGGCGGCGCCGGTTTTGTGGGGTCGCACCTGGTGGACCGGCTGATGGAGGCCGGGGAGGAGGTGATCTGCCTCGACAACTTTTTCACTGGCCGCAAAGCCAATGTGGCCCAGTGGATCGGCCATCCGCGCTTTGAGCTGATCCGCCATGACGTCACCGAACCGATCCGGCTGGAGGTGGACCGGATCTGGCACCTGGCCTGCCCGGCTTCGCCGGTGCACTACCAGCACAACCCGATCAAGACCGCCAAAACCAGCTTCCTGGGTACTTACAACATGCTGGGCCTGGCGCGGCGGGTGGGGGCGCGGTTGCTGCTGGCCAGCACCAGTGAGGTGTATGGCGATCCGGAGGTGCACCCCCAGCCGGAGAGCTATCGGGGCTGTGTCAACACCATCGGTTTGCGCAGCTGCTACGACGAAGGCAAGCGCATCGCTGAAACGCTGTGCTTTGACTACCGGCGCATGCATGGGGTGGAGATCCGGGTAGCGCGGATCTTCAACACCTATGGGCCGCGGATGCTGCCCGATGACGGCCGGGTGGTGAGCAACTTCATCGTGCAGGCCCTGCGCGGTGAACCGCTCACCCTTTATGGCGATGGCAGCCAGACCCGCAGCTTTTGTTATGTGGATGATCTGGTGGAGGGGCTGATCCGGCTGATGAATGGGGCGCACACCGGCCCGATCAACATCGGCAACCCGGGTGAATTCACGATCCGCCAGCTGGCCGAGCTGGTGCGCTCCCGGATTAATCCGGAGCTACCGCTGACCTGTGAACCGCTGCCGGCGGATGATCCGCTGCAACGTCAACCGGTGATCGAGCTGGCCACCCGCGAGCTGGGCTGGCAGCCGACGGTGGCGCTGGAGCAGGGGCTGGAGCCCACGATCGCTTACTTCCGCCAGCTTTTGGCCCCATGA
- a CDS encoding NAD-dependent epimerase: MSRPVLVTGAAGFIGAAVCERLLARGERVVGIDNLNSYYDPALKQARLSRLEASAPRESWCFQRLELEDGSAIADLFARERPRLVIHLAAQAGVRYSLENPAVYLQSNLVGFGSILEGCRHHGVEHLVYASSSSVYGGNTNLPFTEHQPVNHPVSLYAATKKASELMAHTYSHLYGLPATGLRFFTVYGPWGRPDMAPMLFAKAIVAGEPIRVFNQGRMRRDFTYIDDIVTTVIACADKPASADPSFDTAAPDPATSWAPHRLFNIGNSQPVQLLYFIDLLERALGRQAIRDLQPMQPGDVEATAADTSLLEAWVGFSPSTSIEVGVERFARWYQASYA; this comes from the coding sequence ATGAGTCGCCCCGTGCTGGTGACCGGTGCGGCCGGCTTCATCGGTGCGGCGGTGTGTGAGCGGCTTTTGGCCCGGGGTGAACGGGTGGTGGGGATAGACAACCTCAACAGCTACTACGACCCCGCCTTGAAGCAGGCCCGGCTGAGCCGGCTCGAGGCCTCTGCCCCCAGGGAGTCCTGGTGCTTTCAGCGTTTGGAGCTGGAGGACGGATCTGCCATCGCGGACCTCTTCGCCCGCGAACGACCCCGGCTGGTGATCCACTTGGCAGCCCAGGCCGGGGTGCGTTACTCCCTTGAGAACCCTGCGGTGTACTTGCAGAGCAACCTGGTGGGGTTTGGTTCGATCCTGGAAGGTTGCCGGCACCACGGCGTTGAGCATCTGGTGTATGCCTCCAGTAGCTCGGTGTATGGCGGCAACACCAACCTGCCGTTTACGGAGCACCAGCCGGTGAACCACCCGGTGAGCCTGTACGCGGCCACTAAGAAGGCCAGTGAGCTGATGGCCCACACCTACAGCCATCTCTATGGGCTACCGGCCACGGGGCTGCGCTTTTTCACCGTGTACGGCCCCTGGGGCCGGCCCGACATGGCGCCGATGTTGTTTGCCAAGGCGATCGTGGCGGGGGAGCCGATTCGGGTGTTCAACCAGGGCCGCATGCGCCGCGATTTCACCTACATCGACGACATCGTGACCACGGTGATCGCCTGCGCCGATAAGCCGGCCAGCGCCGATCCCAGTTTTGACACCGCGGCTCCAGACCCTGCCACCAGCTGGGCGCCGCACCGCTTGTTCAATATCGGCAACAGCCAGCCGGTGCAGCTGCTGTATTTCATTGATCTGCTCGAGCGGGCTTTAGGTAGGCAGGCGATCCGCGACCTGCAGCCCATGCAGCCCGGCGATGTGGAGGCCACCGCCGCCGATACGAGCTTGCTCGAGGCCTGGGTGGGCTTTAGTCCCTCCACCTCTATTGAGGTGGGGGTTGAACGCTTCGCCCGTTGGTATCAAGCCAGCTACGCCTGA
- a CDS encoding nucleotide sugar dehydrogenase, with protein sequence MGLPTIRSICCIGAGYVGGPTMAVIADRCPDVQVTVVDLSAERIAAWNGADLSRLPVYEPGLDAVVGRCRGRNLHFSTAVEEAIAAADLVFISVNTPTKTKGLGAGQASDLKWVEASARTVAKAARGHTIVVEKSTLPVRTAEVIQQILSASEGSDVGETQPAKSFSVLSNPEFLAEGTAIADLEKPDRVLIGGQDPEAIEALAAIYGQWVAPQKILRTNLWSSELSKLTANAFLAQRISSINSIAAFCEATGANVREVARAIGADSRIGEKFLQAGPGFGGSCFQKDILNLVYLCRHYGLEEVAAYWEQVVRLNHWQQQRIARLVISKLFGTVSGKRIGVLGFAFKADTNDTRESPAIRICRDLLEEGAVLQIVDPKVSESQIAQDLGQSAGAGEGSWQQVPEVQQAASGADALLLLTEWQQFAVIDWQQVAAVMRQPAWLFDARAKADGALARAAGLQVWTVGEG encoded by the coding sequence ATGGGATTGCCCACCATCCGCTCCATCTGCTGCATCGGAGCGGGCTATGTGGGCGGCCCAACTATGGCGGTGATTGCAGATCGCTGCCCGGATGTGCAGGTGACTGTGGTGGACCTCAGCGCTGAACGGATTGCAGCCTGGAATGGCGCCGATCTCAGCCGTCTACCGGTGTACGAGCCTGGTCTTGATGCGGTGGTGGGCCGCTGCCGGGGCCGCAATTTGCACTTTTCCACGGCCGTGGAGGAGGCAATCGCTGCGGCGGATCTGGTGTTCATCTCGGTGAACACACCCACCAAAACGAAAGGGCTGGGTGCAGGCCAGGCCAGCGACCTGAAGTGGGTGGAGGCGAGTGCCCGCACGGTGGCAAAAGCTGCCCGCGGTCACACGATCGTGGTGGAGAAAAGCACGCTGCCGGTGCGCACCGCTGAGGTGATTCAGCAAATCCTCTCCGCATCTGAGGGCAGTGATGTAGGTGAAACCCAGCCGGCCAAGAGCTTTTCGGTGCTCTCCAATCCGGAGTTTCTGGCGGAGGGCACAGCTATTGCCGATTTGGAGAAGCCAGATCGGGTGCTGATCGGCGGCCAGGACCCCGAGGCGATCGAAGCCCTGGCGGCGATTTACGGCCAGTGGGTGGCGCCCCAGAAGATCCTGCGCACCAACCTCTGGAGCAGCGAGCTCTCAAAACTCACGGCTAATGCCTTTTTGGCGCAGCGGATCAGCTCGATCAACAGCATTGCGGCTTTCTGCGAGGCCACTGGCGCCAATGTGCGCGAGGTGGCCCGGGCGATTGGCGCCGACAGCCGCATTGGCGAGAAGTTTCTGCAGGCGGGTCCGGGCTTTGGCGGCAGCTGCTTTCAGAAGGACATCTTGAATTTGGTCTACCTGTGCCGGCACTACGGGCTGGAGGAGGTGGCGGCCTACTGGGAGCAGGTGGTGAGGCTGAACCACTGGCAGCAACAGCGCATAGCCCGGCTGGTGATCAGCAAGCTGTTTGGCACGGTGAGCGGCAAGCGGATCGGCGTGCTGGGGTTTGCTTTTAAGGCCGATACCAATGACACGCGGGAATCACCGGCGATCCGGATCTGCCGGGACCTGCTGGAGGAGGGGGCGGTGCTGCAGATCGTCGATCCCAAGGTGAGCGAGAGCCAGATAGCTCAGGATCTGGGTCAATCGGCCGGCGCTGGCGAGGGCAGCTGGCAGCAGGTGCCGGAGGTGCAGCAGGCGGCCAGCGGCGCCGATGCCCTGCTGCTGCTCACCGAATGGCAGCAGTTTGCTGTGATCGACTGGCAGCAAGTGGCGGCGGTGATGCGCCAGCCGGCCTGGCTGTTTGATGCGCGCGCTAAGGCCGACGGCGCCCTAGCCCGTGCCGCGGGGCTGCAGGTGTGGACCGTGGGGGAGGGCTGA
- the selD gene encoding selenide, water dikinase SelD has translation MAAEARLVLAGGGHSHALVLRMWAMGRQRPAAWITLVSRHSTTLYSGMVPGLVAGLYEPADCAIDLRRLCLLAGVTFVQAEITAIDPVSRELALAGRPNLRWDWLSLDVGAETSAVTHAAMAVKPLEPFLLWCSQPKSGSVRIRGGGGAAVEVALALRARGQQPKLQLRGTQLNLGSKAANRLGGQLLESAGIAIEANCPDAAAADLACTGSRAPRWLAASGLACNSEGRLLTEACLQVRQQPRLFASGDCGVIASRPRPASGVWAVRCAQTLAHNLTAVVAGRQLRPWRPQRWALQLLGDGSNTRPQAVAFWGPWALGPSPLLWRWKQAVDRRFMAGFSELKAMGPDGGAAMACRGCAAKLAASPLQDALARNGLGGGTPGSAEDAAVIAQAGDGSLLLQSVDGFPALVADAWLNARLTTLHACSDIWASGAQVESLQAVVTLPELAPALQADLLSDTLAGIQSVLQPLGARLIGGHSLEARDSQTSPANPAGLSLVLSVNGRAAAGRHWGKGPLRSGDGLLLCRPIGTGVLFAAAMAGAAQPQWIDAALAQMQQCQASLVELLNRRGCRACTDVTGFGLLGHLGEMLAASPANCRVTLAAAAIPALPGALALLGAGWASSLAPSNASALALLGERIELQGQADAAHQALLLDPQTCGPLLAALPGDQLAAALSDLQQAGFGEAAVIGQVHT, from the coding sequence ATGGCAGCTGAAGCAAGGCTGGTGCTCGCCGGTGGCGGCCATAGCCACGCCCTGGTGCTACGCATGTGGGCCATGGGCCGGCAGCGGCCGGCCGCCTGGATCACTCTGGTGAGCCGCCACAGCACCACCCTCTATTCGGGCATGGTGCCGGGGCTGGTTGCCGGTCTTTATGAGCCAGCCGACTGCGCCATCGACCTGCGCCGCCTTTGCCTGCTGGCGGGGGTGACCTTTGTGCAGGCAGAGATCACGGCGATTGATCCCGTGAGCCGGGAGCTGGCACTGGCGGGGCGGCCCAACCTGCGCTGGGACTGGCTCAGCCTCGATGTGGGCGCAGAAACCAGCGCCGTAACTCATGCGGCCATGGCGGTAAAGCCCCTGGAGCCCTTCTTGCTCTGGTGCAGCCAGCCCAAATCAGGCAGCGTCCGCATTCGCGGTGGCGGTGGCGCAGCCGTAGAGGTGGCCCTGGCCCTACGGGCGAGGGGCCAGCAGCCCAAGCTGCAGCTACGCGGGACCCAGCTGAATCTGGGCTCAAAGGCAGCCAACCGATTGGGGGGGCAGCTACTGGAGAGCGCCGGCATTGCCATCGAGGCCAACTGCCCGGACGCCGCCGCCGCCGACCTGGCCTGCACTGGCAGCCGCGCACCCCGCTGGCTCGCCGCCTCAGGCCTGGCCTGCAACAGCGAGGGGCGCCTGCTCACTGAGGCCTGCCTGCAGGTACGGCAGCAGCCGAGGTTGTTCGCCAGCGGCGACTGCGGCGTGATCGCCAGCAGGCCCAGGCCCGCCTCCGGTGTCTGGGCTGTGCGCTGCGCCCAAACCCTGGCCCACAACCTGACGGCAGTGGTGGCGGGCCGCCAGCTGCGGCCCTGGCGGCCCCAGCGCTGGGCCCTGCAGCTGCTGGGCGATGGCAGCAACACCAGGCCCCAGGCGGTGGCCTTCTGGGGTCCATGGGCCCTGGGCCCCAGCCCGCTGCTGTGGCGTTGGAAACAGGCCGTGGATCGGCGCTTCATGGCCGGTTTCAGCGAGCTGAAGGCCATGGGCCCAGATGGGGGCGCAGCGATGGCATGCCGCGGCTGCGCCGCCAAACTGGCCGCCAGTCCCCTGCAAGACGCCCTGGCGCGCAATGGCCTCGGCGGCGGCACCCCGGGCAGCGCCGAGGACGCCGCGGTGATCGCCCAGGCAGGCGATGGGTCCCTGCTGCTGCAGAGCGTCGATGGCTTTCCAGCGCTGGTGGCCGACGCCTGGCTCAATGCCCGGCTCACCACCCTGCATGCCTGCAGTGATATCTGGGCCAGTGGCGCCCAGGTGGAAAGCCTGCAAGCGGTGGTCACCCTGCCTGAGCTAGCTCCCGCCCTGCAGGCAGACCTGCTCAGCGACACCCTGGCCGGCATCCAATCGGTGCTGCAACCGCTCGGGGCCCGCCTGATCGGCGGCCACAGCCTGGAGGCCCGCGACAGCCAAACCAGCCCGGCCAACCCCGCTGGCCTGAGCTTGGTGCTGAGCGTGAACGGCAGGGCAGCCGCTGGGCGGCACTGGGGCAAGGGGCCCTTGCGCAGCGGCGATGGGCTGTTGCTGTGCCGGCCCATCGGCACTGGGGTGCTTTTTGCCGCGGCCATGGCTGGAGCCGCCCAGCCCCAGTGGATAGATGCCGCCCTAGCCCAAATGCAGCAATGCCAAGCAAGCCTGGTGGAGCTACTAAACCGCCGCGGCTGCCGGGCCTGCACCGACGTGACCGGCTTCGGGCTGTTGGGCCATCTGGGCGAAATGCTGGCCGCCAGCCCAGCAAACTGCCGCGTGACGCTGGCGGCAGCAGCTATCCCGGCCCTACCTGGGGCCTTAGCCCTGCTGGGCGCAGGCTGGGCCAGCAGCCTGGCCCCTTCTAATGCCAGCGCCCTGGCCCTACTGGGGGAGCGGATTGAGCTCCAGGGGCAAGCCGATGCAGCGCATCAAGCCCTGCTGCTTGATCCCCAGACCTGCGGACCCCTGCTGGCGGCGCTTCCAGGCGACCAGCTGGCTGCGGCCCTGAGCGATCTGCAGCAAGCAGGCTTTGGCGAAGCCGCTGTGATCGGCCAAGTGCACACCTAA
- a CDS encoding LpxI family protein, whose amino-acid sequence MGDPTVAIIAGEGVLPRMLSEALSRAGRPHIACYPHGLEVEVPAAEEFFFERSIAFIKSLQQRGIEQIVMVGKFVRPRSLNLLRFEGSTLMAAPRILASLRNGDDASLRALAQIIEEHGLKVVGIEDVAPNLLPEPGLYASTVPSDLDRADVERAAYIVEAISQVDVGQGAVVAKGLCLATEALPGTDAMLEWVAATRPERPETGRSGVLYKAPKLNQDRRMDLPGIGPTTVAKAAAAGLAGIAWEARSALLLDAEQTMADAERLGLFLWSRESSPD is encoded by the coding sequence ATGGGTGATCCGACCGTCGCGATCATTGCTGGTGAGGGCGTGTTGCCTCGGATGCTCTCGGAGGCTCTCAGCCGTGCGGGGCGGCCCCATATCGCCTGCTACCCCCACGGCCTGGAGGTGGAGGTGCCGGCGGCTGAGGAGTTTTTCTTCGAGCGCTCGATCGCTTTCATCAAGTCGCTGCAGCAGCGCGGCATCGAGCAGATCGTGATGGTGGGCAAGTTTGTGCGGCCGCGCTCGCTCAACCTGCTGCGCTTTGAGGGCTCCACCTTGATGGCGGCGCCGCGCATCCTGGCCTCGCTGCGCAATGGCGACGATGCCTCCCTGCGGGCCCTGGCCCAGATCATCGAGGAGCACGGCCTGAAGGTGGTGGGCATCGAAGATGTGGCTCCAAATTTGCTGCCGGAGCCGGGCCTGTATGCCAGCACCGTGCCGAGCGATCTGGACCGGGCCGATGTGGAGCGTGCCGCTTACATCGTTGAGGCCATTTCCCAGGTGGATGTGGGCCAGGGAGCGGTGGTGGCTAAGGGGCTGTGCCTGGCCACCGAAGCGCTGCCCGGTACCGACGCCATGCTCGAGTGGGTGGCAGCCACGCGCCCGGAGCGACCGGAAACGGGCCGCTCCGGCGTGCTCTACAAGGCCCCCAAGCTCAACCAAGACCGGCGCATGGACCTGCCCGGCATCGGTCCCACCACCGTGGCGAAAGCCGCGGCGGCTGGGTTGGCGGGCATCGCCTGGGAAGCCCGCAGTGCCCTGTTGCTGGATGCGGAGCAGACGATGGCGGACGCCGAGCGGCTGGGGTTGTTTTTGTGGTCGCGGGAGTCCAGTCCGGACTAG
- the hisS gene encoding histidine--tRNA ligase, translated as MASLQSLRGMADLLPEQIRLWQHIEATAREHFRRSAITEIRTPLLEVTELFARGIGEATDVVGKEMYTFLDRGERSCTLRPEGTASVVRAAIQHGLLSQGPQRLWYGGPMFRYERPQAGRLRQFHQIGLELLGFADACSDVEAIAVAWDLLAELGVGGLELQLNSLGSSEDRACYRELLVAWLEQRRDQLDADSQARIHSNPLRVLDSKNPDTQALLAAAPSLASALSDASQARFAAVQQALSALGIPFVLNPRLVRGLDYYSHTAFEITSSQLGAQATVCGGGRYDGLVQQLGGPATPAIGWALGMERLVLLLSQAEAPLAAAPALDLYVVSRGEAAAALALALARRCRQAGLAVERDASGAAFGKQFKRADRSGARWAAVIGEQEALEGLVGLKDLRAGTEQADQRLTPEALLEAMTPQDLSTDGGQARV; from the coding sequence TTGGCATCGCTGCAGAGCCTGCGTGGCATGGCCGATCTGCTGCCAGAGCAGATTCGCCTGTGGCAGCACATTGAAGCTACGGCCCGCGAGCACTTCCGCCGCAGTGCCATAACTGAGATCCGCACCCCCCTGCTGGAGGTCACCGAGCTGTTTGCCCGCGGCATCGGCGAGGCCACCGACGTGGTGGGCAAGGAGATGTACACCTTTCTCGATCGCGGTGAGCGCAGCTGCACCCTGCGGCCGGAGGGCACGGCGTCGGTGGTGCGGGCGGCGATCCAGCACGGCCTGTTGAGCCAGGGTCCCCAGCGCCTCTGGTACGGCGGGCCGATGTTCCGCTACGAGCGCCCCCAGGCGGGCCGGCTGCGTCAGTTCCACCAGATTGGGCTTGAGCTGCTCGGTTTTGCCGATGCCTGCAGCGACGTCGAGGCCATTGCTGTGGCCTGGGATCTGCTGGCCGAGCTGGGGGTGGGCGGGCTGGAGCTGCAGCTCAATTCCCTCGGCAGCAGCGAAGACCGGGCCTGCTACCGTGAGCTGCTGGTGGCCTGGCTGGAGCAGCGGCGCGACCAGCTCGATGCCGATTCCCAGGCCCGCATCCACAGCAACCCCCTGCGGGTGCTGGACAGCAAGAACCCCGATACGCAGGCCCTGCTGGCGGCGGCCCCCAGCCTGGCGTCCGCTCTCAGCGACGCGAGCCAGGCCCGCTTTGCGGCGGTGCAGCAGGCCCTCTCGGCCCTGGGGATTCCTTTTGTGCTCAACCCCCGGCTGGTAAGGGGCCTCGATTACTACAGCCACACCGCCTTTGAGATCACCAGCAGCCAGCTGGGGGCGCAGGCCACCGTGTGCGGTGGTGGTCGCTACGACGGCCTGGTGCAGCAGCTGGGCGGGCCGGCCACGCCGGCGATCGGCTGGGCCCTGGGGATGGAGCGGCTGGTGTTGCTGCTCAGCCAGGCCGAGGCCCCGCTGGCTGCCGCCCCCGCCCTCGATCTTTATGTGGTCAGCCGTGGCGAGGCCGCGGCAGCGCTGGCTCTGGCCCTGGCGCGGCGCTGCCGCCAGGCCGGACTGGCGGTGGAGAGGGATGCCAGTGGCGCGGCCTTCGGTAAGCAGTTCAAGCGGGCCGACCGCTCCGGGGCCCGCTGGGCGGCGGTTATCGGCGAGCAGGAGGCGCTAGAGGGGCTGGTGGGGCTCAAGGATCTGCGCGCTGGCACTGAGCAAGCCGATCAGCGACTCACCCCTGAGGCCCTGCTTGAGGCCATGACGCCACAGGACCTGTCCACCGATGGGGGCCAGGCCAGGGTGTAG